One Micromonospora sp. WMMD1120 genomic region harbors:
- a CDS encoding SGNH/GDSL hydrolase family protein, which yields MTRPRLPLLRAATRLAALAVATAGVLLTVATPASAAVPTGRYVALGDSYTAGPLIPTQVDLNCLRSNRNYPSLVAASAGSSSFVDVSCSGATTDDILYGGSGQLGITLPPQLNAVTSSTALVTVQIGGNDIGFSGIISACAEASVSSPLGSPCKNQYTAGGVDQLQQRIVAATPKITATLQAIRRAAPNARVVVLGYPAILPDTGYGCWPVVPIAYQDVPYLRTIEKSLNAMLATAASANGATYADVYTPSIGRDACKSSGTRWVEGLVPQNSAAPFHPNARGEQGMATALLARLSS from the coding sequence ATGACCCGTCCCCGCCTGCCCCTGCTGCGGGCAGCCACCCGGCTGGCCGCACTCGCCGTCGCCACCGCCGGTGTGCTGCTCACCGTCGCCACGCCCGCCAGCGCCGCCGTGCCCACCGGCCGCTACGTCGCGCTGGGTGACTCGTACACCGCCGGGCCGCTGATCCCCACCCAGGTCGACCTGAACTGTCTGCGGTCCAACCGGAACTACCCGTCGCTGGTGGCGGCGTCCGCCGGCTCCTCGTCGTTCGTCGACGTGAGCTGCTCCGGCGCCACCACCGACGACATCCTCTACGGCGGCAGCGGGCAGCTGGGCATCACGCTGCCGCCGCAGCTGAACGCGGTCACCTCGAGCACCGCGCTGGTGACGGTGCAGATCGGCGGCAACGACATCGGCTTCTCCGGAATCATCAGCGCCTGCGCGGAGGCGAGCGTCAGCAGTCCTCTCGGGTCGCCGTGCAAGAACCAGTACACCGCCGGTGGCGTCGACCAGTTGCAGCAGCGGATCGTCGCCGCCACGCCGAAGATCACCGCCACGCTCCAGGCGATCCGGCGTGCCGCGCCGAACGCCCGGGTCGTGGTCCTGGGCTACCCGGCGATCCTGCCGGACACCGGCTACGGCTGCTGGCCCGTCGTGCCGATCGCCTACCAGGACGTGCCGTACCTGCGCACCATCGAGAAGTCCCTCAACGCGATGCTGGCCACCGCCGCGAGCGCCAACGGCGCCACCTACGCCGACGTCTACACCCCGTCGATCGGCCGGGACGCGTGCAAGAGCAGCGGCACCCGGTGGGTCGAGGGGTTGGTGCCGCAGAACTCGGCAGCGCCCTTCCACCCCAACGCCCGTGGTGAGCAGGGCATGGCCACCGCTCTGCTGGCCCGGCTGAGCAGCTGA
- a CDS encoding TetR/AcrR family transcriptional regulator C-terminal domain-containing protein: MAEQAETLRRTPLSRDRVLRAAVALADETGIESLSMRNLAQDLGVVPMALYKHVSNKDELLDGMIDVVVGEIDAPGSDADWKSAVRQRILSARRTLRRHPWAPLAIESRNMATPAILAYLDGVIGTLRAGGFSVDLAHHVMHAMGSRVLGFSQELFDASRRAGRSGRGEPDPPAALPPEIAARFPHVAEVALAAAHDDGSVLGQGCDDQFEFEFALDLLLDGIERLHRQGWASPREGRQSDG, encoded by the coding sequence ATGGCCGAGCAGGCGGAGACGCTGCGCCGCACACCGCTGAGCAGGGATCGGGTGCTACGCGCCGCCGTCGCGCTCGCCGACGAGACCGGGATCGAGTCGCTCAGCATGCGCAACCTCGCCCAGGACCTGGGCGTCGTACCGATGGCCCTCTACAAGCACGTGTCCAACAAGGACGAGCTGCTCGACGGCATGATCGACGTGGTGGTCGGCGAGATCGACGCGCCCGGGTCGGACGCCGACTGGAAGTCCGCCGTCCGACAGCGCATCCTCTCGGCTCGGCGGACGCTGCGCCGGCACCCCTGGGCGCCGCTCGCGATCGAGTCGCGGAACATGGCCACCCCGGCCATCCTCGCCTATCTCGACGGGGTGATCGGGACACTGCGGGCGGGAGGGTTCTCCGTCGACCTCGCCCACCACGTGATGCACGCCATGGGCAGTCGCGTCCTGGGCTTCAGCCAGGAACTCTTCGACGCCTCCCGACGCGCCGGCCGGTCCGGCCGCGGCGAGCCGGACCCGCCGGCCGCTCTACCACCGGAGATCGCGGCCCGGTTCCCGCACGTCGCGGAGGTGGCTCTGGCGGCCGCGCACGACGACGGGTCGGTCCTCGGCCAGGGCTGCGACGACCAGTTCGAGTTCGAGTTCGCGCTGGACCTGCTGCTGGACGGCATCGAGCGCCTGCACCGGCAGGGCTGGGCGTCGCCCCGCGAGGGCCGGCAGAGCGACGGATGA